The sequence GTGGTTTTATAAGATTAATAATTTCTTTCTCCAAAAATGAGGGTGCCGACGCGCACCATTGTCGTGCCGTAATCGAGCGCCAGCCGGTAGTCGTGCGACATGCCCATGGATATTTCCGTAAAGGCGTCGTCGCCGGCAAAGTATTGTTCTTTGATTTCGGCAAAGAATGCTTGCAGGGTGGCAAACTCGCGGCGCACGGCCTGTTCGTCGTCGGTGAGGGTGGCCATGCCCATCACCCCGCGCAGGCGCACATGGGCGAGGTCGCGCCAGGTGCCCGAGGCCAGGTAGTCGCGGCATTCGTCGGGAGAGAAGCCAAATTTGGTCTCTTCCTCGGCGATGTGCAGTTGCAGCAGGCAGTCGACACGGCGGTCGCAGCGGGCGGCGCACCGCTCTACCTCTTCGAGCAGATGCGGGCTGTCGATGCTGTGTATGAGGGAGATGAAGGGGACGATTTGCTTCACCTTGTTGGTTTGCAGGTGCCCGATGAAGTGCCATGCGATGTCTTTGGGCAGGGCGGCCTCTTTGGCGACCAGCTCCTGCACCCGACTTTCGCCGAAGATGCGTTGTCCGGCATCGTAGGCTTCGCGCAGGGTCTCGACCGGGTGGAATTTCGATACCGCCACCAGGGCGACACCTGCGGGGAGGGTCGATTTTACGGCGTTGAGTTGTCGGGCTATATCGTTCATGGTTTTCGGCGGTTTTTATTCTTGTGCGGGGGTGGCGGTGGGGACGGCGTCGGCATCGTAGCGGAACACGTCCATGAGGGGCGTCTCGGTAATCGAGGCGATTTCATAGTCGGCCATGGTGCCCTTCATGCCTTTGAGCAGATTTTCGAGGGCGGTCTTGAAGTCGGCGGCTTGCACCATCATGTACGAGGCGGTGCGTTTCTCCACGCCGCTCTTTTCGTCGAGCGTGATGAAGTTGACCTTGCACTTGTACCATTTGTCGCCGCTTTCGTCGAAGAACAGCTCGCTGATTTTTACCCGTTTGATGTTGGCGACGGTAAACTCGCCCGAGATAAACGGGCGCATCTCTTCGAGTATGCGCGATTCGGCTTCGGTGAAGGAGAGGGCGTCGACCATGTAGGGCTCGCTCACGCTTTTTTGCAGCCCGCCTTCGATTTCTTTATCGTATTTAACTTTGCATTCGAACCAAGAGTTCATTTTCTTTTTAAAATTTAGATTTTATGTTTCTTCCCCTTCCGGGCTGTCAGCGCCCGAGGGTGCGTTTTTTATCATTTCGTTGAGGGAGCCGATGTAGTCGAGCAGTTCATCACGGCCTTTCCGCGTCTCCGAGGAGGTGATGAAGATGGGGGGCAGCTCTTCCCACTCTTCGAGCAGACGGGTCTTGTAGGCTTCGATTTTGTCGCGGAGGACCGTCGTGCCCAGTTTGTCGGCTTTGGTGAAGACAATGGCAAAAGGCACGCCGTTTTCGCCCAGCCAGGTCATGAATTCGAGGTCGATTTTTTGCGGCTCGTGGCGGCTGTCGATGAGAACAAAAAGGCAGGTCATCGATTCGCGGCCGAGGACATAACGCTCGATGATGCGGCGAATGTTTTCCCGGCCTTCCTTCCCCCGGCGGGCATATCCGTAACCCGGCAGGTCGACGATGTACCAGGTCCCGTCGATGTCGAAATGGTTGATGAGCAGGGTCTTGCCCGGTGTCGATGAGGTCATGGCCAATCCCTTGCGGCCGGTGAGCATGTTGATGAGCGACGACTTGCCCACATTCGACCGCCCGATGAACGCATACTCGGGGCGGTCGTCCGCCGGGCACTTCGTCACATCGGTGTTGCTGATGACAAATCGGGCCTCTTTTATCTCCATGGAACAGACGTTTTGCAGATTACATGACAAATATAGGAAGTTTCTTGATAGATAATAAAAAAAAAGTGCTATTTTTGACTGTCTAAACATCAATACTATGGAAAAAAGGCCGCCTATCACCCCCGAGTCGGCATTCAATGACCTGCGGTATTTGCAGTTGTTGTCGACAAAGTTCCCGACCATCTCCGATGCTTGCACCGAGATTATCAACCTTGAAGCCATTCTCAACCTGCCCAAAGGTACGGAACATTTTCTCACCGACCTCCACGGTGAATATGAAGCATTCCTCCATGTGCTCAAAAACGCATCGGGTTCGGTGCGTCGCAAAGTCGAAGAAATCTTCGGCCAAACTTTGCGTGAGAGCGAAGTCAAGGAACTTTGTACCCTGATTTACTATCCCGAGCAGAAACTTGAACTCATCAAGAAGGAGGAAAAAGACATGACCGACTGGTATCGCATCACGATGCACCAACTCATACGCGTGTGCCAGAACGTCTCCTCGAAGTACACCCGCTCCAAAGTGCGCAAAGCCTTGCCGGCCGAGTTTTCTTACATCTTGCAGGAGTTGTTGCACGAGTCGCAAATCGACCCCAACAAGCAGGCTTATGTCAACGGCATCATCTCCACCATCATCTCCACCGGCCGGGCCGATGCCTGCATCTGTGCCATCTGCAACCTCATACAGCGGCTGGTCATCGACACCCTGCATGTCGTGGGCGACATCTTCGACCGCGGTCCCGGCGCCGAAATCATCATGGACAAGCTCTGCGCCTATCACAACGTCGATATACAGTGGGGCAACCACGATATTCTGTGGATGGGCGCGGCCGCCGGCAACGACAGCTGCATGGCCAATGTCATTCGCATGTCGATGCGGTATGGCAACCACGGCACGCTCGAAGACGGTTACGGCATCAACCTCGTGCCGTTGGCCACCTTTGCCATCGAGCAATACAAAGACGACCCCTGCACCCTCTTCTTGCCCAAGAGCCTCGACGGCGAATATAGCGACAAGACCCGCCGCCTCCTGGCGCAGATGCACAAAGCCATCTCCATCATACAATTCAAACTCGAAGGACAGCTCATTCTTTCTCACCCCGATTTTGAAATGAACGACCGCTTGTTGCTCGACAAAATCGACTATGCGCGTGGCGTGTTGATTCTCGACGGGAAAGAATATGCCTTGCGTGACAAGATTTTCCCCACGATCGACCCGGCCAACCCCTATGCGTTGACTCCCGAGGAGGAAGAACTCGTCAACCGGTTGCATGCCTCCTTTGTCAACAGCGAGAAGCTGCGCAAGCACATGCGTTGCCTCTTCTCCAACGGCAGCATGTATCTCGTGCGCAACAACAACCTCCTCTACCACGCTTCCATACCCCTCAACGACGATGGCTCGCTCAAAGACGTCACCATCGACGGAAAGAAATACAAGGGCAAGGCGCTCCTCGATAAAATCGACCAAATGATACGATTGGCCTATTATGGCGTCAATTCACCCGATAAGCAGTATGCCCTCGATTACATTTGGTACCTTTGGTGCGGTGCCGACGCGCCCTCTTTCGGCAAAGACAAGATGGCTACGTTCGAACGTTATTTTGTCGAAGACAAGGAGTTGTGGAAAGAGCGGAAATGCCCCTATTACATTCACTACGACGAAAAGTCGGTGTGTGAGATGATACTCAAAGAGTTTGGCCTCACCGGCCAATATGCCCACATCATCAACGGGCACATTCCCGTCAAGACGCTCAAAGGCGAAAAACCCGTCAAGGCCGGCGGCAAGTTGCTGGTTATCGACGGCGGTTTCTCCAAGGCTTACCAGCCCGAGACCGGTATTGCCGGGTACACGCTCATCTTCCACTCCCGCGGCCTGCAACTGGTGCAGCATGAGCCTTTCGAGTCGACGCAGAAAGCCATCGA is a genomic window of Candidatus Caccoplasma merdavium containing:
- a CDS encoding YggS family pyridoxal phosphate-dependent enzyme — encoded protein: MNDIARQLNAVKSTLPAGVALVAVSKFHPVETLREAYDAGQRIFGESRVQELVAKEAALPKDIAWHFIGHLQTNKVKQIVPFISLIHSIDSPHLLEEVERCAARCDRRVDCLLQLHIAEEETKFGFSPDECRDYLASGTWRDLAHVRLRGVMGMATLTDDEQAVRREFATLQAFFAEIKEQYFAGDDAFTEISMGMSHDYRLALDYGTTMVRVGTLIFGERNY
- a CDS encoding DUF4494 domain-containing protein, which gives rise to MNSWFECKVKYDKEIEGGLQKSVSEPYMVDALSFTEAESRILEEMRPFISGEFTVANIKRVKISELFFDESGDKWYKCKVNFITLDEKSGVEKRTASYMMVQAADFKTALENLLKGMKGTMADYEIASITETPLMDVFRYDADAVPTATPAQE
- a CDS encoding YihA family ribosome biogenesis GTP-binding protein, which produces MEIKEARFVISNTDVTKCPADDRPEYAFIGRSNVGKSSLINMLTGRKGLAMTSSTPGKTLLINHFDIDGTWYIVDLPGYGYARRGKEGRENIRRIIERYVLGRESMTCLFVLIDSRHEPQKIDLEFMTWLGENGVPFAIVFTKADKLGTTVLRDKIEAYKTRLLEEWEELPPIFITSSETRKGRDELLDYIGSLNEMIKNAPSGADSPEGEET
- a CDS encoding fructose-1,6-bisphosphatase; amino-acid sequence: MEKRPPITPESAFNDLRYLQLLSTKFPTISDACTEIINLEAILNLPKGTEHFLTDLHGEYEAFLHVLKNASGSVRRKVEEIFGQTLRESEVKELCTLIYYPEQKLELIKKEEKDMTDWYRITMHQLIRVCQNVSSKYTRSKVRKALPAEFSYILQELLHESQIDPNKQAYVNGIISTIISTGRADACICAICNLIQRLVIDTLHVVGDIFDRGPGAEIIMDKLCAYHNVDIQWGNHDILWMGAAAGNDSCMANVIRMSMRYGNHGTLEDGYGINLVPLATFAIEQYKDDPCTLFLPKSLDGEYSDKTRRLLAQMHKAISIIQFKLEGQLILSHPDFEMNDRLLLDKIDYARGVLILDGKEYALRDKIFPTIDPANPYALTPEEEELVNRLHASFVNSEKLRKHMRCLFSNGSMYLVRNNNLLYHASIPLNDDGSLKDVTIDGKKYKGKALLDKIDQMIRLAYYGVNSPDKQYALDYIWYLWCGADAPSFGKDKMATFERYFVEDKELWKERKCPYYIHYDEKSVCEMILKEFGLTGQYAHIINGHIPVKTLKGEKPVKAGGKLLVIDGGFSKAYQPETGIAGYTLIFHSRGLQLVQHEPFESTQKAIEDGIDIISTNVILELSQRRMRVRDTDIGKELEEQIYNLNKLLVAYRNGYIKEKQ